The following are from one region of the Tachysurus fulvidraco isolate hzauxx_2018 chromosome 15, HZAU_PFXX_2.0, whole genome shotgun sequence genome:
- the si:ch211-198m17.1 gene encoding mucin-2 isoform X2, translated as MVQVERRTAAFLRQLVLALCVASAIMGTEVNSNTDTTETTTISTTTTVATTPVSDTTTQIGSLNTTVMPNTITTHFTTPDNSAATTPNITTPISTTTTEASIISTTLSDVDTTTKNINSMTSGSTATTSNINTTPTSTPDSTNTPIITATTSNITTTPAPDTDSTNTPIITATTSNITTTPAPDTDSTYTSIITATTSNITTTPAPDADSTYTSTITATTSNITTTPAPDTDSTYTSTITATTSNITTTPTATSDSTYTPNNTATTSNITTTSTHTLDSTYTPIITPTTSNITATPTPDITATPTINITATPTPNITATTSNISATPTPDITATLTPNITATTSNITSTPSPDITATTSNITATPTPNITATTSNITSTPSPDITAITSNITATPSPDITATTSNITATPTPNITATTSNITATSTPDITATTSNITTTPTPNITATTSNITATPTPNITATTSNITATPTPNITATTSNVTATPSPDITATTPNITATPTQNLTATPTPNITATTSNFTDTPTPNTTATTSNITSTTSPDITATTSNITATPTPNITATTSNITATPTPNITATTSNITATPSPDITATTSNITATTSNNTATPTPNITATTSNITATPIPAITTTTSNITATPTPNITATPTPNITATPTPNINATTSNITATPTPNITATETPNINATTSNITATPTPNITATPTPNINATTSNITATPTPNITATETPNINATTSNITATPTPNITATPTPNITATPTPNINATTSNITATPTPNITATETPNINATTSNITATPTPNITATPTPNINATTSNITATPTPNITATETPNINATTSNITATPTPNITATPTPNITATPTPNINATTSNITATPTPNITATETPNINATTSNITATPTPNITATPTPNITATPTPNINATTSNITSTPSPGITTTTSNITATPTPNITPPTSNITATPTPNFTPTTSNITATPSNITATPSPGITTTTSNITATPTPNITPTTSNITATTKPNITPTTSNITATPTPNITPTTSNITATPTPNITPTTSNITATTKPNITPTTSNITATTTPNITPTTSNITATPSNITATPSANITTTTSNITATPTPTITATPSNITATPTPTITATPSNITATPTPNITTGPPVPPIPTTTPATCPAVPCPPLTMCVNSICECLPGMFLSQGQCLEGKVFPGALRLTKQTFTSNMSDPNSKEFQEMANMIINLLEKSLSNSNGYVKSIVLKLTNGSVVATVNNVFQLSSNATVQSVIQSVTNTLKDIPDAEYKTTDLCDQNPCDTSTTTCSNKPDGTTTCKCNPGYISNAFSTKSCTACPSGQRADDGQTCVPCAFGYSGFNCNDSALLALVVVAVVLGGILLILVFALITFCVLQRGKHTSIHNSPYSSDNIQMWPSHNISPIPRASLGNNANTDTYGTEMPMPDNLKPSNGLVGSYDLMPLEDNLKTFKGKIPSRYSYLVEGHENPYFNTEDEETTSS; from the exons CTATCATGGGCACAGAAGTAAACTCCAACACCGATACTACAGAAACAACAACCATCTCAACCACGACTACTGTAGCTACAACACCTGTCAGTGATACGACAACTCAGATTGGCTCACTAAATACGACAGTAATGCCAAACACTATTACAACACACTTTACAACACCAGATAATAGTGCTGCTACTACACCCAACATCACTACGCCCATATCAACCACCACCACTGAAGCATCAATCATCAGCACTACGTTATCAGATGTCGACACTACAACCAAAAACATCAACAGTATGACCTCAGGCTCTACTGCTACAACCTCTAACATCAACACTACACCCACATCCACACCTGACAGTACCAACACACCAATCATCACTGCTACAACCTCAAACATCACCACTACACCTGCACCTGACACTGACAGTACCAACACACCAATCATCACTGCTACAACCTCAAACATCACCACTACACCTGCACCTGACACTGACAGTACCTATACATCAATCATCACTGCTACAACCTCAAACATCACCACTACACCTGCACCTGACGCTGACAGTACCTATACATCAACCATCACTGCTACAACCTCAAACATCACCACTACACCTGCACCTGACACTGACAGTACCTATACATCAACCATCACTGCTACAACCTCAAACATCACCACTACACCCACAGCCACATCCGATAGTACTTACACACCAAACAACACTGCTACAACCTCTAACATCACCactacatccacacacacacttgacagtACCTACACACCAATCATCACTCCTACAACCTcaaacatcactgctacacCCACACCAGACATCACTGCTACACCCACAATAAACATCACTGCTACACCCACACcaaacatcactgctacaaCCTCAAACATCAGTGCTACACCCACACCAGACATCACTGCTACACTTACACcaaacatcactgctacaaCCTCAAACATCACTTCTACACCCTCACCAGATATCACTGCCACAACCTCAAATATCACTGCTACACCTACACcaaacatcactgctacaaCCTCAAACATCACTTCTACACCCTCACCAGACATCACTGCTATAACCTcaaacatcactgctacacCCTCACCAGACATCACTGCTACAACCTCAAATATCACTGCTACACCTACACcaaacatcactgctacaaCCTCAAACATCACTGCTACATCCACACCAGACATCACTGCTACAACCTCAAACATCACTACTACACCCACACcaaacatcactgctacaacctcaaacatcactgctacacCTACACCAAACATTACTGCCACAACCTcaaacatcactgctacacCTACACCAAACATTACTGCTACAACCTCAAACGTCACTGCTACACCTTCACCAGACATCACTGCTACAACCCCAAACATAACTGCTACACCCACACAAAACCTCACTGCTACACCAACACcaaacatcactgctacaaCCTCAAACTTCACTGATACACCCACACCAAACACCACTGCTACAACCTCAAACATCACTTCTACAACCTCACCAGACATAACTGCTACAACCTcaaacatcactgctacacCTACACCAAACATTACTGCTACAACCTcaaacatcactgctacaccaacaccaaacatcactgctacaaCCTCAAACATTACTGCTACACCCTCACCAGACATCACTGCTACAACCTCAAACATTACTGCTACAACCTCAaacaacactgctacaccaacaccaaacatcactgctacaacctcaaacatcactgctacacCCATACCAGCCATCACTACTACAACCTcaaacatcactgctacacCCACACCAAACATAACTGCTACACCCACACcaaacatcactgctacacCAACACCAAACATCAATGCTACAACCTcaaacatcactgctacacccacaccaaacatcactgctacagAAACACCAAACATCAATGCTACAACCTcaaacatcactgctacacccacaccaaacatcactgctacacCAACACCAAACATCAATGCTACAACCTcaaacatcactgctacacccacaccaaacatcactgctacagAAACACCAAACATCAATGCTACAACCTcaaacatcactgctacacccacaccaaacatcactgctacacccacaccaaacatcactgctacacCAACACCAAACATCAATGCTACAACCTcaaacatcactgctacacccacaccaaacatcactgctacagAAACACCAAACATCAATGCTACAACCTcaaacatcactgctacacccacaccaaacatcactgctacacCAACACCAAACATCAATGCTACAACCTcaaacatcactgctacacccacaccaaacatcactgctacagAAACACCAAACATCAATGCTACAACCTcaaacatcactgctacacccacaccaaacatcactgctacacccacaccaaacatcactgctacacCAACACCAAACATCAATGCTACAACCTcaaacatcactgctacacccacaccaaacatcactgctacagAAACACCAAACATCAATGCTACAACCTcaaacatcactgctacacccacaccaaacatcactgctacacccacaccaaacatcactgctacacCAACACCAAACATCAATGCTACAACCTCAAACATCACTTCCACACCCTCACCAGGCATCACTACTACAACCTCAAACATCACTGCTACTCCTACACCAAACATTACTCCTCCAACCTcaaacatcactgctacacCTACACCAAACTTCACTCCTACAACCTcaaacatcactgctacacCCTCAAACATCACTGCCACACCCTCACCAGGCATCACTACTACAACCTcaaacatcactgctacacCTACACCAAACATTACTCCTACAACCTcaaacatcactgctacaaCTAAACCAAACATCACTCCTACAACCTcaaacatcactgctacacCTACACCAAACATTACTCCTACAACCTcaaacatcactgctacacCTACACCAAACATTACTCCTACAACCTcaaacatcactgctacaaCTAAACCAAACATCACTCCTACAACCTcaaacatcactgctacaaCTACACCAAACATCACTCCTACAACCTcaaacatcactgctacaccctcaaacatcactgctacacCCTCAGCAAACATCACTACTACAACCTcaaacatcactgctacacCCACACCAACCATCACTGCTACACCCTcaaacatcactgctacacCCACACCAACCATCACTGCTACACCCTcaaacatcactgctacacCCACACCAAACATCACAACTGGGCCTCCGGTTCCACCTATTCCAACTACCACACCAG CTACCTGTCCAGCCGTACCCTGTCCACCTCTCACCATGTGTGTGAACTCCATCTGTGAGTGCCTGCCTGGAATGTTCTTGTCACAAGGCCAGTGTCTTGAAG GAAAAGTATTTCCAGGAGCGCTGCGcttaacaaaacaaacttttaCATCTAATATGAGTGATCCTAACTCTAAGGAATTTCAAGAGATGGCCAATATGATCATTAATTTG CTAGAGAAGAGCTTAAGTAATTCAAATGGCTACGTAAAATCTATAGTTCTGAAACTAAC taaCGGCAGTGTGGTGGCTACAGTGAACAATGTGTTTCAGTTGAGCTCTAACGCTACAGTACAGTCTGTAATACAGTCTGTAACGAATACCCTTAAGGATATCCCCGATGCTGAATATAAAA ctaCGGATCTCTGTGATCAGAATCCATGTGACACCAGCACCACAACGTGTAGTAATAAGCCGGATGGCACTACTACATGCAAATGCAACCCGGGCTACATATCGAATGCCTTTTCTACAAAAAGTTgtacag cctGTCCCAGTGGCCAGAGAGCAGATGATGGCCAAACATGTGTGCC gtgTGCGTTTGGTTATTCTGGCTTCAACTGTAATGACT CGGCGTTGTTGGCGTTGGTGGTGGTTGCCGTCGTTTTAGGAGGCATTTTGCTCATCTTGGTTTTTGCCCTCATCACCTTCTGTGTGCTCCAACG GGGAAAGCACACCTCCATCCACAACAGTCCTTACTCTTCAGATAACATCCAGATGTGGCCGTCCCACAACATCTCTCCCATCCCTCGCGCGTCTCTCGGCAACAATGCTAACACGGACACCTATGGTACAGAGATGCCCATGCCAGATAATTTAAAACCCAGCAATGGGTTG GTGGGCTCCTATGATCTCATGCCGTTAGAAGACAACTTAAAAACGTTTAAAGGCAAAATCCCTTCACGTTATTCCTACTTGGTCGAGGGTCATGAAAACCCTTACTTCAATACAGAAGACGAGGAAACGACATCATCCTGA
- the si:ch211-198m17.1 gene encoding mucin-2 isoform X1, whose amino-acid sequence MVQVERRTAAFLRQLVLALCVASAIMGTEVNSNTDTTETTTISTTTTVATTPVSDTTTQIGSLNTTVMPNTITTHFTTPDNSAATTPNITTPISTTTTEASIISTTLSDVDTTTKNINSMTSGSTATTSNINTTPTSTPDSTNTPIITATTSNITTTPAPDTDSTNTPIITATTSNITTTPAPDTDSTYTSIITATTSNITTTPAPDADSTYTSTITATTSNITTTPAPDTDSTYTSTITATTSNITTTPTATSDSTYTPNNTATTSNITTTSTHTLDSTYTPIITPTTSNITATPTPDITATPTINITATPTPNITATTSNISATPTPDITATLTPNITATTSNITSTPSPDITATTSNITATPTPNITATTSNITSTPSPDITAITSNITATPSPDITATTSNITATPTPNITATTSNITATSTPDITATTSNITTTPTPNITATTSNITATPTPNITATTSNITATPTPNITATTSNVTATPSPDITATTPNITATPTQNLTATPTPNITATTSNFTDTPTPNTTATTSNITSTTSPDITATTSNITATPTPNITATTSNITATPTPNITATTSNITATPSPDITATTSNITATTSNNTATPTPNITATTSNITATPIPAITTTTSNITATPTPNITATPTPNITATPTPNINATTSNITATPTPNITATETPNINATTSNITATPTPNITATPTPNINATTSNITATPTPNITATETPNINATTSNITATPTPNITATPTPNITATPTPNINATTSNITATPTPNITATETPNINATTSNITATPTPNITATPTPNINATTSNITATPTPNITATETPNINATTSNITATPTPNITATPTPNITATPTPNINATTSNITATPTPNITATETPNINATTSNITATPTPNITATPTPNITATPTPNINATTSNITSTPSPGITTTTSNITATPTPNITPPTSNITATPTPNFTPTTSNITATPSNITATPSPGITTTTSNITATPTPNITPTTSNITATTKPNITPTTSNITATPTPNITPTTSNITATPTPNITPTTSNITATTKPNITPTTSNITATTTPNITPTTSNITATPSNITATPSANITTTTSNITATPTPTITATPSNITATPTPTITATPSNITATPTPNITTGPPVPPIPTTTPATCPAVPCPPLTMCVNSICECLPGMFLSQGQCLEGKVFPGALRLTKQTFTSNMSDPNSKEFQEMANMIINLLEKSLSNSNGYVKSIVLKLTNGSVVATVNNVFQLSSNATVQSVIQSVTNTLKDIPDAEYKTTDLCDQNPCDTSTTTCSNKPDGTTTCKCNPGYISNAFSTKSCTACPSGQRADDGQTCVPCAFGYSGFNCNDSALLALVVVAVVLGGILLILVFALITFCVLQRGKHTSIHNSPYSSDNIQMWPSHNISPIPRASLGNNANTDTYGTEMPMPDNLKPSNGLKLRGKVGSYDLMPLEDNLKTFKGKIPSRYSYLVEGHENPYFNTEDEETTSS is encoded by the exons CTATCATGGGCACAGAAGTAAACTCCAACACCGATACTACAGAAACAACAACCATCTCAACCACGACTACTGTAGCTACAACACCTGTCAGTGATACGACAACTCAGATTGGCTCACTAAATACGACAGTAATGCCAAACACTATTACAACACACTTTACAACACCAGATAATAGTGCTGCTACTACACCCAACATCACTACGCCCATATCAACCACCACCACTGAAGCATCAATCATCAGCACTACGTTATCAGATGTCGACACTACAACCAAAAACATCAACAGTATGACCTCAGGCTCTACTGCTACAACCTCTAACATCAACACTACACCCACATCCACACCTGACAGTACCAACACACCAATCATCACTGCTACAACCTCAAACATCACCACTACACCTGCACCTGACACTGACAGTACCAACACACCAATCATCACTGCTACAACCTCAAACATCACCACTACACCTGCACCTGACACTGACAGTACCTATACATCAATCATCACTGCTACAACCTCAAACATCACCACTACACCTGCACCTGACGCTGACAGTACCTATACATCAACCATCACTGCTACAACCTCAAACATCACCACTACACCTGCACCTGACACTGACAGTACCTATACATCAACCATCACTGCTACAACCTCAAACATCACCACTACACCCACAGCCACATCCGATAGTACTTACACACCAAACAACACTGCTACAACCTCTAACATCACCactacatccacacacacacttgacagtACCTACACACCAATCATCACTCCTACAACCTcaaacatcactgctacacCCACACCAGACATCACTGCTACACCCACAATAAACATCACTGCTACACCCACACcaaacatcactgctacaaCCTCAAACATCAGTGCTACACCCACACCAGACATCACTGCTACACTTACACcaaacatcactgctacaaCCTCAAACATCACTTCTACACCCTCACCAGATATCACTGCCACAACCTCAAATATCACTGCTACACCTACACcaaacatcactgctacaaCCTCAAACATCACTTCTACACCCTCACCAGACATCACTGCTATAACCTcaaacatcactgctacacCCTCACCAGACATCACTGCTACAACCTCAAATATCACTGCTACACCTACACcaaacatcactgctacaaCCTCAAACATCACTGCTACATCCACACCAGACATCACTGCTACAACCTCAAACATCACTACTACACCCACACcaaacatcactgctacaacctcaaacatcactgctacacCTACACCAAACATTACTGCCACAACCTcaaacatcactgctacacCTACACCAAACATTACTGCTACAACCTCAAACGTCACTGCTACACCTTCACCAGACATCACTGCTACAACCCCAAACATAACTGCTACACCCACACAAAACCTCACTGCTACACCAACACcaaacatcactgctacaaCCTCAAACTTCACTGATACACCCACACCAAACACCACTGCTACAACCTCAAACATCACTTCTACAACCTCACCAGACATAACTGCTACAACCTcaaacatcactgctacacCTACACCAAACATTACTGCTACAACCTcaaacatcactgctacaccaacaccaaacatcactgctacaaCCTCAAACATTACTGCTACACCCTCACCAGACATCACTGCTACAACCTCAAACATTACTGCTACAACCTCAaacaacactgctacaccaacaccaaacatcactgctacaacctcaaacatcactgctacacCCATACCAGCCATCACTACTACAACCTcaaacatcactgctacacCCACACCAAACATAACTGCTACACCCACACcaaacatcactgctacacCAACACCAAACATCAATGCTACAACCTcaaacatcactgctacacccacaccaaacatcactgctacagAAACACCAAACATCAATGCTACAACCTcaaacatcactgctacacccacaccaaacatcactgctacacCAACACCAAACATCAATGCTACAACCTcaaacatcactgctacacccacaccaaacatcactgctacagAAACACCAAACATCAATGCTACAACCTcaaacatcactgctacacccacaccaaacatcactgctacacccacaccaaacatcactgctacacCAACACCAAACATCAATGCTACAACCTcaaacatcactgctacacccacaccaaacatcactgctacagAAACACCAAACATCAATGCTACAACCTcaaacatcactgctacacccacaccaaacatcactgctacacCAACACCAAACATCAATGCTACAACCTcaaacatcactgctacacccacaccaaacatcactgctacagAAACACCAAACATCAATGCTACAACCTcaaacatcactgctacacccacaccaaacatcactgctacacccacaccaaacatcactgctacacCAACACCAAACATCAATGCTACAACCTcaaacatcactgctacacccacaccaaacatcactgctacagAAACACCAAACATCAATGCTACAACCTcaaacatcactgctacacccacaccaaacatcactgctacacccacaccaaacatcactgctacacCAACACCAAACATCAATGCTACAACCTCAAACATCACTTCCACACCCTCACCAGGCATCACTACTACAACCTCAAACATCACTGCTACTCCTACACCAAACATTACTCCTCCAACCTcaaacatcactgctacacCTACACCAAACTTCACTCCTACAACCTcaaacatcactgctacacCCTCAAACATCACTGCCACACCCTCACCAGGCATCACTACTACAACCTcaaacatcactgctacacCTACACCAAACATTACTCCTACAACCTcaaacatcactgctacaaCTAAACCAAACATCACTCCTACAACCTcaaacatcactgctacacCTACACCAAACATTACTCCTACAACCTcaaacatcactgctacacCTACACCAAACATTACTCCTACAACCTcaaacatcactgctacaaCTAAACCAAACATCACTCCTACAACCTcaaacatcactgctacaaCTACACCAAACATCACTCCTACAACCTcaaacatcactgctacaccctcaaacatcactgctacacCCTCAGCAAACATCACTACTACAACCTcaaacatcactgctacacCCACACCAACCATCACTGCTACACCCTcaaacatcactgctacacCCACACCAACCATCACTGCTACACCCTcaaacatcactgctacacCCACACCAAACATCACAACTGGGCCTCCGGTTCCACCTATTCCAACTACCACACCAG CTACCTGTCCAGCCGTACCCTGTCCACCTCTCACCATGTGTGTGAACTCCATCTGTGAGTGCCTGCCTGGAATGTTCTTGTCACAAGGCCAGTGTCTTGAAG GAAAAGTATTTCCAGGAGCGCTGCGcttaacaaaacaaacttttaCATCTAATATGAGTGATCCTAACTCTAAGGAATTTCAAGAGATGGCCAATATGATCATTAATTTG CTAGAGAAGAGCTTAAGTAATTCAAATGGCTACGTAAAATCTATAGTTCTGAAACTAAC taaCGGCAGTGTGGTGGCTACAGTGAACAATGTGTTTCAGTTGAGCTCTAACGCTACAGTACAGTCTGTAATACAGTCTGTAACGAATACCCTTAAGGATATCCCCGATGCTGAATATAAAA ctaCGGATCTCTGTGATCAGAATCCATGTGACACCAGCACCACAACGTGTAGTAATAAGCCGGATGGCACTACTACATGCAAATGCAACCCGGGCTACATATCGAATGCCTTTTCTACAAAAAGTTgtacag cctGTCCCAGTGGCCAGAGAGCAGATGATGGCCAAACATGTGTGCC gtgTGCGTTTGGTTATTCTGGCTTCAACTGTAATGACT CGGCGTTGTTGGCGTTGGTGGTGGTTGCCGTCGTTTTAGGAGGCATTTTGCTCATCTTGGTTTTTGCCCTCATCACCTTCTGTGTGCTCCAACG GGGAAAGCACACCTCCATCCACAACAGTCCTTACTCTTCAGATAACATCCAGATGTGGCCGTCCCACAACATCTCTCCCATCCCTCGCGCGTCTCTCGGCAACAATGCTAACACGGACACCTATGGTACAGAGATGCCCATGCCAGATAATTTAAAACCCAGCAATGGGTTG AAGCTAAGAGGAAAG GTGGGCTCCTATGATCTCATGCCGTTAGAAGACAACTTAAAAACGTTTAAAGGCAAAATCCCTTCACGTTATTCCTACTTGGTCGAGGGTCATGAAAACCCTTACTTCAATACAGAAGACGAGGAAACGACATCATCCTGA